One window of the Chanodichthys erythropterus isolate Z2021 chromosome 2, ASM2448905v1, whole genome shotgun sequence genome contains the following:
- the tmem238a gene encoding transmembrane protein 238a: MPIVQRHVMMSGADRVGLTHCKFVLVFAIFMDLLGVSTLLIGVFVPLEIGGRDFSDLLVYSGAVLVLMSMGAWIMWYSGNIDGLIPEKEMTPKRNAVDRLARTLSRRARRPHRSHSTS; encoded by the exons ATGCCAATCGTTCAG AGGCACGTGATGATGTCTGGTGCTGACCGTGTCGGACTGACCCACTGTAAGTTTGTGCTGGTGTTTGCAATCTTCATGGATCTTCTCGGTGTGTCCACCCTCTTGATCGGCGTCTTCGTCCCTCTTGAAATCGGCGGTCGTGACTTTAGCGATCTGTTGGTGTACTCTGGAGCTGTGCTGGTGTTGATGTCTATGGGGGCCTGGATTATGTGGTACAGTGGGAATATTGATGGTTTAATACCAGAGAAGGAGATGACACCCAAACGCAATGCTGTGGACCGGCTCGCTCGCACCCTCAGTCGGCGCGCACGGAGACCCCACCGCAGCCACAGCACCTCCTGA